The following are encoded together in the Kwoniella europaea PYCC6329 chromosome 1, complete sequence genome:
- a CDS encoding ATP-dependent RNA helicase DRS1, with the protein MPSDFITTIDSDDETPNYGESSVQKGKTPVKNDELDPDFEFDFTGGGRETGLDLWGGDEVKGLKNGTEPINVDDIIARRRGKPLESYADRKRKRKAVLEEEEEEEQGESEDEDEGSEDQDEGESMSNGDEDDEMSVDASDLESGSEEDNENDDEEEDEEEDEEEEEEEEEEEEEAGSSSDEDEETAAELARKEAFFAKDPTFTDDPTLPTSFSAMNLSRPLLRALTSLQLTSPTPIQARAIPLALQGRDILGSAVTGSGKTAAFMIPVLERLCYRDRGKGGQACRVLILCPTRELAVQCEAVGKALTEKGGLDIRFALLVGGLSLNAQAHTLRTLPDVLIATPGRLIDHLTNTPSFTLSALDVLVIDEADRMLEAGFTDELEEIIKACPRSRQTMLFSATMTDSVDELVKLSLDKPIRVFVDPKRNTAKGLIQEFVRIRSDDTRSPSLLALCKRTVREKCIIFFRSKALAHQMRIVFGLNGLKAAELHGNLTQEQRLQALNDFKAGSVDYLLATDLASRGLDIKGVETVINYDMPGQLAQYTHRVGRTARAGRKGRSISLVGEADRKMLKAAVKQSEADQVRQRIIPAEAVNAMAEKLNEIKDEIQEVLREEKEEKLLRQADMELKKGQNMVEHHDEIHSRPARTWFQSEKEKQNAKSASKEAYVGSFPDAKDAKKAKEKEGPKRGKYDGLSRKAKRRKMAMEEDQADQQSSKSTAMAIRNAKKAARPVKITEALPKPKSAAKKSAKVGGGKRKSAFDDDSKPSKKHEGMRAKPTKVNLDKKGKGGKGKSKAKRR; encoded by the exons ATGCCTAGCGACTTCATAACAACCATCGACTCCGATGACGAAACGCCAAACTACGGTGAATCAAGTGTGCAGAAGGGTAAAACACCCGTGAAGAACGACGAGTTAGATCCAGATTTCGAATTTGATTTCACTGGAGGGGGAAGGGAGACTGGACTAGATTTGTGGGGAGGAGACGAAGTCAAGGGATTAAAGAATGGTACAGAG CCCATCAACGTGGATGACATTATCGCTAGACGGAGAGGCAAACCACTCGAATCGTATGCTGATAGGAAACGCAAGAGGAAGGCTGtcctcgaagaagaagaagaagaagagcaaggggagagcgaggatgaagatgaagggtcTGAGGATCAGGATGAGGGCGAGAGTATGAgtaatggtgatgaagatgacgagatgTCTGTTGATGCTTCTGATCTTGAGAGTGGATCCGAGGAGGACAACGAGaacgacgatgaggaagaagacgaggaagaagacgaagaggaagaagaagaagaggaagaagaagaagaagaagcaggatCCTCATctgacgaagacgaagaaacTGCTGCCGAATTAGCACGAAAAGAAGCTTTCTTCGCCAAAGACCCAACATTCACCGATGATCCCACTTTACCAACCTCCTTCTCAGCTATGAATCTCTCTCGACCATTGTTACGAGCTCTCACTTCCTtacaactcacctcacctACCCCTATCCAAGCCCGAGCCATACCTTTGGCCTTGCAAGGTCGAGATATCCTAGGTTCAGCCGTGACTGGTTCCGGTAAGACCGCAGCGTTTATGATACCCGTATTAGAAAGATTGTGCTACAGGGAtagagggaaaggaggacAGGCATGTAGAGTACTGATTCTCTGTCCGACAAGAGAGTTGGCAGTACAGTGTGAAGCTGTTGGTAAAGCCTTGACTGAAAAGGGTGGATTAGATATAAGGTTCGCCCTGTTAGTTGGTGGATTATCATTGAACGCTCAAGCTCATACACTTCGAACACTTCCTGATGTACTTATCGCTACACCCGgtcgattgatcgatcatctcaccaATACACCTTCATTCACCCTTTCAGCGTTAGACGTGCTGGTCATCGACGAAGCTGATAGAATGTTAGAAGCTGGTTTCacagatgaattggaagaaatCATCAAAGCTTGTCCTAGATCAAGACAAACCATGTTATTCTCTGCTACCATGACTGATTCAGTGGATGAATTGGTCAAGTTGTCATTGGATAAACCAATTAGAGTATTCGTGGATCCCAAGAGAAATACAGCGAAAGGGTTGATTCAAGAGTTTGTTAGGATAAGATCGGACGATACGAGGTCTCCCAGTTTGTTGGCTCTGTGCAAAAGGACGGTCAGAGAGAAgtgtatcatcttcttcaggaGTAAAGCGTTGGCTCATCAGATGAGAATCGTATTTGGATTGAATGGGTTGAAGGCAGCAGAGCTACACGGTAATTTGACACAGGAGCAG CGTTTACAAGCACTCAACGACTTCAAAGCTGGATCGGTTGACTATCTCCTCGCTACCGATTTGGCTTCTCGAGGTTTAGATATCAAAGGAGTCGAAACGGTAATCAACTACGATATGCCAGGACAATTAGCCCAATATACACATCGAGTAGGACGAACTGCAAGAGCAGGTAGGAAGGGTCGATCGATCTCGCTGGTCGGGGAAGCAGAtaggaagatgttgaaagCTGCTGTGAAACAATCggaagctgatcaagttCGACAGCGAATCATTCCAGCTGAAGCCGTCAATGCCATGGCAGAGAAGCTGAacgagatcaaagatgagatccAAGAAGTCttgagagaggagaaggaagagaagttgTTGAGACAGGCTGATATGGAGTTAAAGAAGGGTCAGAATATGGTCGAGCATCATGATGAGATTCATTCGAGACCCGCTAGAACTTGGTTCCAgagtgagaaggaaaagcaGAATGctaaga GTGCAAGTAAAGAAGCATACGTTGGATCATTCCCCGATGCGAAAGACGCcaagaaagccaaagagaaggaagggcCCAAGAGAGGTAAATACGATGGATTATCACGCAAGgccaaaagaagaaagatggctatggaagaagatcaagcgGATCAACAATCTTCAAAATCTACTGCAATGGCTATTCGAAATGCCAAGAAAGCTGCTAGACCAGTCAAGATTACCGAAGCTTTACCTAAACCCAAGTCCGCCGCGAAGAAATCAGCTAAAGTCGGAGGTGGTAAGAGGAAATCTGcgtttgatgatgatagtaaACCATCCAAGAAACATGAGGGTATGCGTGCGAAGCCTACCAAAGTAAACTTGGATAAGAAGGGCAAAGGCGGGAAAGGCAAGAGCAAAGCGAAACGTAGATAA